A window of Clavibacter michiganensis contains these coding sequences:
- a CDS encoding MFS transporter yields the protein MTAARTPPPARTGYLAVLALPGALRVFLPAMLGRLSFAMVALALLLLVQARTGSFAAAGLATGAFGLANVLASPVRARLVDAHGQRPVLVALAVAHALGLVGVLAVVRIGAPVGVVVVTAALAGLAMPPLGAAMRVVWAALVPDARMRTRAYSLDAVGEEVVFTVGPLVVAALVAVADPEVAVLASAAASVTGTLGMTSSRLSRAQGARPAPPEGRPTADGRARRRSADPLRQPLVIPLLVTLLGVGAVLGSVEVAVAALAERAGSTALAGPLLAAFAAGSAVGGLAYGTCAWRAPARIRLVVLVAAMLAATAVLAAVAARVPAAPDALALVLLAAALVPVGLFLAPAMVTGYLLADAQTEPSVRTEASAWVNTAVNTGVALAAAAVGAVVDAAGPLAGIGVGAVAALVVAGIAAPALLRRRATAERAEAPATGTAS from the coding sequence ATGACCGCCGCCCGCACGCCGCCGCCCGCCCGCACCGGATACCTCGCCGTCCTGGCGCTCCCCGGCGCGCTCCGCGTCTTCCTCCCGGCGATGCTCGGCCGGCTCTCCTTCGCGATGGTCGCCCTCGCGCTGCTGCTGCTCGTCCAGGCGCGCACCGGCTCCTTCGCCGCCGCCGGCCTCGCGACCGGCGCGTTCGGCCTCGCCAACGTCCTCGCGTCGCCCGTCCGGGCACGGCTCGTGGACGCGCACGGCCAGCGGCCCGTGCTGGTGGCGCTCGCGGTCGCCCACGCGCTCGGGCTCGTCGGGGTCCTCGCGGTGGTCCGCATCGGCGCGCCCGTCGGGGTCGTCGTCGTGACGGCCGCGCTCGCCGGCCTCGCGATGCCGCCGCTCGGCGCCGCCATGCGCGTCGTCTGGGCCGCGCTCGTGCCCGACGCGCGGATGCGGACGCGCGCCTACAGCCTCGACGCCGTGGGGGAGGAGGTCGTCTTCACCGTCGGCCCGCTCGTCGTGGCGGCGCTCGTCGCGGTCGCGGATCCCGAGGTCGCCGTGCTCGCGTCGGCCGCCGCGAGCGTCACCGGCACCCTGGGCATGACGTCGTCGCGCCTGTCCCGGGCGCAGGGCGCGCGGCCGGCCCCACCGGAGGGCCGGCCGACGGCAGACGGGCGCGCGCGTCGCCGGTCCGCGGATCCGCTCCGCCAGCCGCTCGTGATCCCCCTGCTCGTGACGCTGCTCGGGGTCGGCGCGGTGCTCGGATCCGTCGAGGTCGCCGTCGCGGCGCTGGCCGAGCGCGCGGGCAGCACGGCGCTCGCGGGTCCGCTGCTCGCCGCGTTCGCCGCGGGCAGCGCGGTCGGCGGCCTCGCGTACGGGACGTGCGCGTGGCGGGCGCCGGCGCGGATCCGCCTCGTCGTCCTCGTCGCGGCGATGCTCGCGGCGACGGCCGTGCTCGCCGCGGTCGCGGCCCGCGTCCCCGCCGCCCCGGACGCTCTCGCCCTCGTCCTGCTCGCCGCCGCGCTCGTCCCCGTCGGCCTGTTCCTCGCGCCCGCGATGGTCACGGGCTACCTCCTCGCCGACGCGCAGACGGAGCCGTCGGTGCGCACCGAGGCGTCGGCGTGGGTCAACACGGCCGTCAACACCGGGGTCGCGCTCGCGGCGGCCGCGGTCGGCGCGGTGGTGGACGCGGCGGGCCCGCTGGCCGGCATCGGGGTCGGCGCGGTCGCGGCGCTCGTCGTGGCCGGGATCGCGGCGCCGGCGCTGCTACGGCGACGCGCGACGGCGGAGCGAGCGGAGGCGCCAGCCACCGGGACCGCGTCCTAG
- a CDS encoding polyprenyl synthetase family protein produces the protein MSPSIPLARRGASVASHASLTERLFSSSDDRRMARSIDDGLALVEEQLLREVRFADDVADVTTRYLLDAGGKRVRPMLALLIAQLGEGNTQQVVDAAVAIEITHLASLYHDDVMDEADMRRGVPSAQAVWGNSVAILAGDLLFARASKIVADLGPRAIRLQAATFERLVLGQLHETIGPRDDQDPIEHYLDVLADKTGSLIACAAQMGVIYSGADPELESAVLAFGERTGVAFQLVDDVLDLADQPEETGKLAGTDLRAGVATLPLLYLRRLAESDAAAASLLARIQRDVAHEETPESEADLTAAIAELRDHEVTARTIAEAHRWAAEAVDALAPLPEGPVKKALTRFADTIVERTR, from the coding sequence ATGAGTCCGAGCATCCCGCTCGCCCGCCGCGGCGCCTCCGTCGCCTCCCACGCCAGCCTCACCGAGCGCCTCTTCTCGTCCTCGGACGACCGCCGCATGGCGCGCAGCATCGACGACGGGCTCGCGCTCGTCGAGGAGCAGCTGCTCCGCGAGGTCCGGTTCGCGGACGACGTGGCCGACGTCACCACGCGCTACCTGCTCGACGCGGGCGGCAAGCGCGTGCGCCCGATGCTCGCGCTCCTCATCGCCCAGCTCGGCGAGGGCAACACGCAGCAGGTGGTGGACGCGGCGGTAGCCATCGAGATCACGCACCTCGCGTCGCTGTACCACGACGACGTCATGGACGAGGCGGACATGCGCCGCGGCGTCCCGAGCGCGCAGGCCGTATGGGGCAACTCCGTCGCGATCCTCGCGGGCGACCTCCTCTTCGCGCGCGCCAGCAAGATCGTCGCCGACCTCGGCCCGCGCGCCATCCGGCTGCAGGCCGCGACCTTCGAGCGCCTCGTGCTCGGCCAGCTGCACGAGACCATCGGCCCGCGCGATGACCAGGACCCCATCGAGCACTACCTCGACGTCCTCGCCGACAAGACCGGCTCCCTCATCGCGTGCGCCGCGCAGATGGGCGTCATCTACTCCGGCGCGGATCCCGAGCTCGAGTCGGCCGTCCTGGCCTTCGGCGAGCGCACGGGCGTGGCCTTCCAGCTCGTGGACGACGTCCTCGACCTCGCCGACCAGCCCGAGGAGACCGGCAAGCTCGCCGGCACCGACCTCCGCGCCGGAGTCGCCACCCTCCCCCTCCTCTACCTGCGCCGGCTCGCGGAGTCGGACGCCGCCGCGGCGTCGCTGCTCGCCCGGATCCAACGCGACGTCGCGCACGAGGAGACGCCCGAGTCCGAGGCCGACCTCACGGCAGCCATCGCCGAGCTGCGCGACCACGAGGTCACGGCCCGCACCATCGCGGAGGCGCACCGCTGGGCCGCCGAGGCGGTCGACGCGCTCGCGCCCCTCCCGGAGGGCCCGGTCAAGAAGGCGCTCACGCGCTTCGCCGACACCATCGTCGAGCGCACGCGCTAG
- the cls gene encoding cardiolipin synthase, with protein sequence MDPSMTTLVLAGLAVVVDFIVRVVALLVIPRNRRPSTAMAWLMAIFFLPYIGIFLFLLIGSTRLPKRRREKQQEINRFIIESTEGIERVTREHSWPSWLDSVVELNRTLGAMPLVGGNRAKLYSHYDESIQAMTAEVDRATRYVHVEFYILAWDVTSAPFFDALERAVQRGVTVRVLLDHIASLRAPGYTRTTRKLTAIGADWHLMLPVQPLRGRYQRPDLRNHRKVLVVDGRVGFMGSQNMVHRSYNKVVNRKRGLKWQDLMTRLEGPIVSGLNAIFITDWYAETDQLLVRETEPIEIAASDDDEELDCQVVPSGPGFPGENNLRLFNALLYYAQERIVITSPYFVPDDSMRYAITTAVQRGLSVELFVSEIGDQPVVYHAQRSYYEELLKAGVRIWMYRAPYILHSKHFTIDDDVAVIGSSNMDMRSFSLNMEVSLMVRGPGFVREMRRVEDGYRARSRELTLDEWSRRTRWSTVLDNLARLTSGVQ encoded by the coding sequence ATGGACCCCTCGATGACAACCCTCGTCCTCGCGGGGCTCGCGGTCGTCGTGGACTTCATCGTGCGCGTGGTGGCCCTGCTGGTCATCCCCCGCAACCGCCGGCCGTCCACCGCCATGGCGTGGCTCATGGCGATCTTCTTCCTGCCGTACATCGGCATATTCCTCTTCCTCCTCATCGGCTCCACCCGGCTGCCGAAGCGGCGCCGCGAGAAGCAGCAGGAGATCAACCGGTTCATCATCGAGTCGACCGAGGGCATCGAGCGCGTCACGCGCGAGCACTCGTGGCCGTCGTGGCTCGACTCCGTCGTGGAGCTCAACCGCACGCTCGGCGCCATGCCGCTCGTGGGCGGCAACCGCGCGAAGCTCTACAGCCACTACGACGAGTCCATCCAGGCGATGACCGCCGAGGTCGACCGGGCGACGCGCTACGTGCACGTCGAGTTCTACATCCTCGCGTGGGACGTCACGAGCGCCCCCTTCTTCGACGCGCTCGAGCGCGCGGTGCAGCGCGGCGTCACCGTGCGGGTGCTGCTCGACCACATCGCGTCGCTGCGCGCGCCCGGCTACACGCGCACCACCCGCAAGCTCACGGCGATCGGCGCGGACTGGCACCTCATGCTCCCCGTGCAGCCGCTGCGCGGGCGCTATCAGCGGCCCGACCTCCGCAACCACCGCAAGGTGCTCGTGGTCGACGGCCGCGTGGGCTTCATGGGATCGCAGAACATGGTGCACCGCAGCTACAACAAGGTCGTCAACCGCAAGCGCGGCCTCAAATGGCAGGACCTCATGACGCGGCTCGAGGGTCCCATCGTCAGCGGCCTCAACGCGATCTTCATCACCGACTGGTACGCGGAGACCGACCAGCTGCTCGTGCGCGAGACGGAGCCGATCGAGATCGCGGCGTCGGACGACGACGAGGAGCTCGACTGCCAGGTCGTGCCGTCCGGCCCCGGCTTCCCCGGCGAGAACAACCTGCGCCTGTTCAACGCGCTGCTCTACTACGCGCAGGAGCGGATCGTCATCACGTCGCCGTACTTCGTGCCCGACGACTCGATGCGGTACGCGATCACGACGGCCGTGCAGCGCGGTCTCTCGGTGGAGCTCTTCGTGAGCGAGATCGGCGACCAGCCCGTCGTCTACCACGCGCAGCGCTCGTACTACGAGGAGCTGCTGAAGGCGGGCGTGCGGATCTGGATGTACCGGGCCCCGTACATCCTGCACAGCAAGCACTTCACGATCGACGACGACGTGGCCGTCATCGGATCCAGCAACATGGACATGCGGTCGTTCAGCCTGAACATGGAGGTCTCGCTGATGGTGCGCGGCCCCGGCTTCGTGCGCGAGATGCGGCGGGTCGAGGACGGCTACCGTGCGCGCAGCCGCGAGCTGACCCTCGACGAGTGGAGCCGGCGCACGCGCTGGAGCACCGTGCTCGACAACCTGGCGCGGCTGACCTCGGGCGTGCAGTAG
- a CDS encoding isochorismate synthase, protein MTASRVRALLVDTTPVDSIARLVPLLDARHPLLWLRHGSGMGGIGEAIRLEFRGPDRVRDAAAAWREVAAAATVTDPLGIPGTGLIAFGAFAFADDSEAASVLVVPRLVVGRRDGVSWVTRIRLADQEDGDVASPLDALAAGSIPVPERSGAEYRLHLRPGSMGPDDYETAVARAVAAIAAGDVEKVVLARDLVGRLPLGGDLRLALSRFALGYPDCWTYAVDGLIGASPETLVRVGGGTVGARVLAGTVSRGTDARADAAAAAGLAASRKDNEEHAFARDSVLDALHPHSRDLSTTDAPFTLKLPNLWHLASDVTGTLGDGSSSLDLVGALHPTAAVAGHPTAAALSLIAELEPADRGRYAGPVGWVSADGDGEWAIALRGAQVDPSGAIVAHAGAGIVAGSDPERERAETAMKFRPVVEALG, encoded by the coding sequence GTGACCGCATCCCGCGTCCGAGCGCTCCTCGTCGACACCACCCCCGTCGACTCCATCGCCCGGCTCGTCCCCCTCCTCGACGCCCGGCACCCGCTCCTGTGGCTCCGGCACGGATCCGGGATGGGCGGCATCGGCGAGGCCATCCGACTCGAGTTCCGCGGGCCCGACCGTGTTCGCGACGCCGCCGCCGCGTGGCGCGAGGTGGCCGCGGCGGCGACCGTGACGGATCCGCTCGGGATCCCCGGCACGGGTCTCATCGCGTTCGGCGCCTTCGCCTTCGCCGACGACTCGGAGGCCGCGAGCGTGCTCGTCGTGCCCCGCCTCGTGGTCGGCCGACGGGACGGGGTGTCGTGGGTCACGCGGATCCGGCTCGCCGACCAGGAGGACGGCGACGTCGCCTCCCCGCTCGACGCCCTGGCCGCGGGATCCATCCCCGTGCCCGAGCGCTCCGGCGCCGAGTACCGCCTGCACCTGCGCCCCGGATCCATGGGTCCCGACGACTACGAGACGGCCGTCGCGCGCGCCGTCGCCGCGATCGCGGCGGGCGACGTGGAGAAGGTCGTGCTCGCGCGCGACCTCGTCGGCCGCCTCCCCCTCGGCGGTGACCTCCGGCTCGCCCTCAGCCGCTTCGCGCTCGGCTACCCCGACTGCTGGACCTACGCGGTCGACGGCCTCATCGGCGCGAGCCCCGAGACGCTCGTGCGCGTCGGCGGCGGCACGGTCGGCGCGCGCGTGCTCGCCGGCACCGTCTCGCGCGGCACGGACGCGCGCGCCGACGCCGCCGCGGCCGCCGGCCTCGCCGCATCCCGCAAGGACAACGAGGAGCACGCGTTCGCGCGCGACAGCGTGCTCGACGCGCTCCACCCGCACAGCCGCGACCTCTCCACCACCGACGCGCCCTTCACGCTCAAGCTGCCGAACCTGTGGCACCTGGCGAGCGACGTCACGGGCACGCTCGGCGACGGATCCTCGTCGCTCGACCTCGTGGGCGCGCTGCACCCGACGGCCGCCGTCGCCGGGCACCCGACGGCCGCCGCGCTGTCGCTCATCGCCGAGCTCGAGCCCGCCGACCGCGGCCGCTACGCCGGGCCGGTCGGCTGGGTCTCGGCCGACGGCGACGGCGAGTGGGCCATCGCGCTGCGGGGCGCCCAGGTGGATCCGTCGGGTGCCATCGTCGCGCACGCGGGCGCCGGCATCGTCGCGGGATCCGACCCCGAGCGCGAGCGCGCCGAGACGGCCATGAAGTTCCGGCCGGTCGTGGAGGCGCTGGGCTAG
- a CDS encoding ArsR/SmtB family transcription factor: MPADETDLRDLRVIAHPLRLRLLSLCTRSPVSASEAARELGETQANVSYHLRRLREAGLLEEAGVERIRGGAARRYRHVPASGERLDALTGGAMPTLAAALTAELTRRAALHAEGTRPVITDAELTVSTGTWIRVQELARELGTVLHDDSARRPGDDDVAVSATLALFAMAPGTTAGQAPA, encoded by the coding sequence ATGCCCGCCGACGAGACCGACCTCCGCGACCTCCGCGTCATCGCCCACCCCCTGCGCCTGCGCCTCCTCTCGCTCTGCACGCGGTCGCCCGTGAGCGCGTCCGAGGCCGCGCGCGAGCTGGGCGAGACGCAGGCGAACGTGAGCTACCACCTGCGCCGCCTGCGCGAGGCCGGGCTGCTCGAGGAGGCGGGCGTCGAGCGGATCCGCGGGGGAGCGGCCAGGCGCTACCGGCACGTGCCCGCGAGCGGCGAGCGGCTCGACGCCCTGACCGGGGGCGCCATGCCGACCCTGGCCGCCGCGCTCACGGCCGAGCTGACCCGTCGCGCCGCGCTGCACGCGGAGGGCACTCGGCCGGTGATCACGGACGCCGAGCTCACGGTCTCGACCGGCACGTGGATCCGCGTGCAGGAGCTGGCCCGCGAGCTCGGCACCGTGCTCCACGACGACTCCGCCCGCCGCCCGGGCGACGACGACGTCGCGGTGAGCGCGACGCTCGCGCTGTTCGCGATGGCCCCGGGCACGACCGCGGGCCAGGCGCCCGCATGA
- a CDS encoding prepilin peptidase, giving the protein MIPAVAPALSVAAGLAGAAVGAWSPALARVALAGGRRPDGLDARPLDPLPGLGRTAALVAAPVTGALAALVVAETPPARIPVALLLVIVGTVLVLADLAAHRLPDRATAPAAVAAASLALVAGGSGLLLQAAACGAGAVLVLALLQEATGGGLGTGDVKLAGVIGLALGQAGPAQVALGLAAGTLLGGVAATVLLVAGRARASTAVPFGPWLVLGALLVAAAPSTLA; this is encoded by the coding sequence GTGATCCCCGCCGTCGCGCCCGCCCTCTCCGTCGCGGCCGGGCTCGCCGGTGCCGCCGTCGGCGCCTGGTCCCCGGCGCTCGCCCGCGTCGCCCTCGCGGGAGGCCGGCGCCCCGACGGACTCGACGCACGCCCGCTGGATCCGCTCCCCGGCCTCGGCCGCACGGCCGCGCTGGTCGCCGCGCCGGTCACGGGCGCGCTCGCGGCCCTGGTGGTCGCCGAGACGCCGCCCGCGCGGATCCCCGTGGCGCTCCTCCTCGTGATCGTGGGCACGGTGCTCGTGCTCGCGGACCTCGCCGCGCACCGCCTGCCCGACCGCGCCACCGCACCCGCGGCCGTCGCCGCCGCGTCCCTCGCTCTGGTCGCGGGCGGATCCGGCCTCCTGCTCCAGGCCGCGGCGTGCGGCGCGGGCGCCGTCCTCGTCCTCGCGCTCCTCCAGGAGGCCACCGGCGGCGGCCTCGGCACGGGCGACGTGAAGCTCGCGGGCGTCATCGGGCTGGCGCTCGGGCAGGCCGGGCCCGCGCAGGTCGCGCTGGGCCTCGCCGCGGGCACGCTCCTCGGCGGCGTCGCGGCGACCGTCCTGCTCGTCGCCGGCCGCGCTCGGGCGTCGACGGCCGTCCCGTTCGGCCCGTGGCTCGTGCTGGGCGCGCTCCTCGTGGCGGCCGCTCCCAGTACGCTCGCGTGA
- the ubiE gene encoding bifunctional demethylmenaquinone methyltransferase/2-methoxy-6-polyprenyl-1,4-benzoquinol methylase UbiE — protein sequence MRADLSKKPGQVSAMFDEVSSAYDRTNTLLSVGNDQLWRVATTRAVAPVAGERILDLAAGTGTSSAALAASGAHVVAADFSEGMLEVGRRRLAGNDRVEFVHADATDLPFDDDSFDAVTISFGLRNVVEPRKGLDELLRVLKPGGRIVICEFSTPPVPLVRRGYDLYMKAVAPSLVKLVSSNASAYEYLNESIQAWPDQETLASWLREAGFASVEHRNLTAGIVALHRGVKPAGRHAAPRPAAS from the coding sequence ATGCGAGCAGACCTCAGCAAGAAGCCCGGCCAGGTGTCGGCCATGTTCGACGAGGTCTCGAGCGCCTACGACCGCACGAACACCCTCCTGTCGGTAGGGAACGACCAGCTGTGGCGTGTCGCCACCACGCGCGCCGTCGCCCCGGTCGCGGGGGAGCGGATCCTCGACCTGGCTGCAGGCACCGGAACGTCGAGCGCCGCGCTCGCCGCGTCCGGCGCCCACGTGGTCGCCGCCGACTTCTCCGAGGGCATGCTCGAGGTCGGCCGTCGCCGGCTCGCCGGCAACGACCGGGTCGAGTTCGTGCACGCCGACGCCACCGACCTCCCCTTCGACGACGACTCCTTCGACGCCGTCACGATCTCCTTCGGCCTCCGCAACGTGGTCGAGCCGCGGAAGGGCCTCGACGAGCTGCTCCGCGTGCTGAAGCCCGGCGGCCGCATCGTCATCTGCGAGTTCAGCACTCCTCCCGTTCCCCTGGTCCGCCGCGGCTACGACCTCTACATGAAGGCCGTCGCGCCGTCGCTCGTGAAGCTCGTGAGCTCCAACGCCAGCGCGTACGAGTACCTCAACGAGTCGATCCAGGCCTGGCCCGACCAGGAGACGCTGGCCTCGTGGCTCCGCGAGGCTGGATTCGCGTCAGTCGAGCACCGTAACCTCACTGCGGGGATCGTGGCGCTGCACCGCGGCGTCAAGCCGGCCGGCCGTCACGCCGCTCCCCGTCCCGCCGCGTCCTGA
- a CDS encoding FAD-dependent oxidoreductase, with product MTKLRLAIVGAGPAGIYAADIILKAEKQFDVSIDLFERLPAPYGLVRYGVAPDHPRIKGIIGALRDVLDRGDIRIFGNVDYGRDITLEDLQRHYNAVIFSTGAIRDAELDIPGIDLPGSYGAADFVNWFDGHPDFPRDWPLDAREVAVIGNGNVALDVARMLAKHADDLLPTEIPDNVYTGLKHSPVTDVHVFGRRGPAQVKFTPLELRELGEVPDVDVIVYDEDFGVDPAAEEAAKTNKQVMVISRVLEKWRTRETGSASRRLHLHFYSRPAEVLASDEAEPRVAALRIERTRPDGLGGVEGTGEFRDVPVQAIYRAVGYFGSPVDGIPFDERRGVIPNHEGQVLDEDNNRIPGVYATGWIKRGPIGLIGHTKSDAMETISHVLNDQGDWWTPEAPEEQAIVDLLTERGIEHTDLAGWHALDEHEIALGQPHGRARIKVVERDEMLEASRPRQSV from the coding sequence GTGACCAAGCTCAGGCTGGCCATCGTGGGCGCAGGGCCCGCGGGCATCTACGCGGCCGACATCATCCTGAAGGCCGAGAAGCAGTTCGACGTCTCCATCGACCTCTTCGAGCGCCTCCCCGCGCCGTACGGCCTGGTCCGCTACGGCGTCGCGCCCGACCACCCGCGCATCAAGGGCATCATCGGCGCGCTGCGCGACGTGCTCGACCGCGGCGACATCCGCATCTTCGGCAACGTCGACTACGGCCGCGACATCACGCTGGAGGACCTCCAGAGGCACTACAACGCGGTCATCTTCTCCACGGGCGCGATCCGCGACGCCGAGCTCGACATCCCCGGCATCGACCTGCCGGGCTCCTACGGCGCGGCCGACTTCGTCAACTGGTTCGACGGACACCCGGACTTCCCGCGCGATTGGCCGCTCGACGCCCGCGAGGTCGCCGTCATCGGCAACGGCAACGTGGCGCTCGACGTGGCGCGCATGCTCGCCAAGCACGCTGACGACCTGCTGCCCACCGAGATCCCGGACAACGTCTACACGGGCCTCAAGCACTCGCCCGTCACCGACGTGCACGTCTTCGGCCGCCGCGGTCCCGCGCAGGTCAAGTTCACGCCGCTGGAGCTCCGCGAGCTGGGCGAGGTGCCCGACGTCGACGTGATCGTCTACGACGAGGACTTCGGCGTGGATCCCGCCGCCGAGGAGGCCGCGAAGACCAACAAGCAGGTCATGGTCATCAGCCGCGTGCTCGAGAAGTGGCGCACGCGCGAGACCGGATCCGCGTCCCGACGCCTGCACCTGCACTTCTACTCGCGCCCCGCGGAGGTGCTCGCGTCCGACGAGGCCGAGCCCCGCGTCGCGGCCCTGCGCATCGAGCGCACGCGTCCCGACGGCCTCGGCGGCGTCGAGGGCACGGGCGAGTTCCGCGACGTGCCCGTGCAGGCCATCTACCGCGCGGTCGGGTACTTCGGCTCGCCGGTCGACGGGATCCCGTTCGACGAGCGCCGCGGCGTCATCCCGAACCACGAGGGCCAGGTCCTCGACGAGGACAACAACCGCATCCCCGGTGTCTACGCCACGGGCTGGATCAAGCGCGGGCCCATCGGCCTCATCGGGCACACCAAGTCCGACGCCATGGAGACCATCTCGCACGTGCTCAACGACCAGGGCGACTGGTGGACCCCCGAGGCGCCCGAGGAGCAGGCGATCGTCGACCTGCTCACCGAGCGCGGCATCGAGCACACCGACCTCGCCGGCTGGCACGCCCTCGACGAGCACGAGATCGCCCTGGGGCAGCCGCACGGCCGCGCCCGCATCAAGGTGGTCGAGCGCGACGAGATGCTCGAGGCGTCGCGGCCGCGGCAGTCCGTGTGA
- a CDS encoding MarR family winged helix-turn-helix transcriptional regulator: MAQRSLTLLQDETGVLLAAASRAVVSLYRPLLQPLNLTHPQYLVLLALDEEEPQAVVDLAEKLHLTPGTLSPLLKRLEVFGYVTRFRDMTDERRLSVGLTNAGREMLPVIWRVGDQVRRDIAGEDAGDSALRDLLQDVLDRATAQEQEQVHDDPDASAADRD; the protein is encoded by the coding sequence ATGGCACAGAGATCGCTCACACTGCTGCAGGACGAGACCGGCGTGCTCCTCGCCGCGGCCTCGCGCGCGGTGGTCTCGCTCTACCGGCCGCTGCTGCAGCCGCTCAACCTCACGCATCCGCAGTACCTCGTGCTGCTGGCCCTCGACGAGGAGGAGCCGCAGGCCGTCGTCGACCTCGCGGAGAAGCTGCATCTCACCCCGGGCACGCTCTCGCCGCTGCTCAAGCGCCTGGAGGTCTTCGGGTACGTCACCCGGTTCCGCGACATGACGGACGAGCGTCGTCTGTCCGTCGGCCTCACGAACGCCGGGCGCGAGATGCTGCCCGTCATCTGGCGCGTGGGCGACCAGGTCCGGCGCGACATCGCCGGCGAGGACGCGGGCGACTCCGCGCTCCGCGACCTGCTGCAGGACGTGCTCGACCGCGCCACCGCGCAGGAGCAGGAGCAGGTGCACGACGACCCCGACGCATCCGCCGCCGACCGCGACTGA
- the menD gene encoding 2-succinyl-5-enolpyruvyl-6-hydroxy-3-cyclohexene-1-carboxylic-acid synthase — protein sequence MLLALVGEGVTDIVLCPGSRSQALALVAAELERVDGVRLHVRIDERAAGFLALGLGVESGRPAPVITTSGTAVANLHPAVLEGWHSGVPMLLLTGDRPAELRGIASNQTTRQPGMFGDRVVVVDVPAPEETDEDLSRDARLARDARLARDAYRRARDERTPVHVNVAFRDPLSVAVPDLAEAVAEAHAAADAEAAAAPAPAGPTAADVLDLPHGPRTLVVAGHAAGEAAEELARAGGWPLAAEISSGSHFGPNLVVSFRELLARPGFGDRVERVIVFGHPTLTREVPLLVGREDVEAIVVGSTGGEDYDPRHRVTAHPAAVRVVGEPADPAEARRWTGTWVQASRAILDEASAAESAPLLPSGTTPAERRDFARAELAAVRADVTRRHLVRALWQATWPHDRLVLGASRLIREADRALPGKRVRVHANRGLAGIDGTISTGLGIALASQAGSGSAAAGITRVLVGDLTLLHDVGSLLIGTGERVPRIQVIVGNDGGGTIFDGLEVANTAAPAAIDRVMFTPQRVDLASLAKAYGWTHLRAATHGELEAALTTASGAPLLIEVPLVR from the coding sequence ATGCTCCTGGCCCTCGTCGGCGAGGGCGTCACCGACATCGTGCTCTGCCCCGGATCCCGCTCCCAGGCCCTCGCGCTCGTCGCGGCGGAGCTGGAGCGCGTCGACGGCGTGCGCCTGCACGTGCGCATCGACGAGCGGGCGGCCGGGTTCCTCGCGCTCGGCCTCGGCGTCGAGTCCGGCCGGCCGGCACCCGTCATCACGACCTCCGGCACGGCCGTCGCGAACCTGCACCCCGCCGTGCTCGAGGGCTGGCACTCGGGCGTCCCGATGCTGCTGCTCACGGGTGACCGCCCGGCGGAGCTCCGCGGCATCGCGAGCAACCAGACCACCCGCCAGCCGGGCATGTTCGGCGACCGGGTGGTCGTCGTCGACGTCCCGGCGCCCGAGGAGACCGACGAGGACCTGTCGCGCGACGCGCGTCTCGCGCGCGACGCGCGTCTCGCGCGCGACGCGTACCGTCGGGCCCGCGACGAGCGGACGCCCGTGCACGTGAACGTGGCGTTCCGGGATCCGCTGTCCGTCGCGGTGCCGGATCTCGCGGAGGCCGTCGCGGAGGCGCATGCCGCCGCAGATGCCGAGGCCGCCGCCGCGCCTGCGCCCGCCGGGCCGACCGCCGCCGACGTCCTCGACCTCCCGCACGGCCCGCGCACCCTCGTCGTCGCCGGCCACGCCGCGGGCGAGGCCGCAGAGGAGCTCGCGCGCGCCGGCGGCTGGCCGCTCGCCGCCGAGATCTCGAGCGGTTCCCACTTCGGCCCGAACCTCGTCGTCTCCTTCCGCGAGCTGCTCGCACGCCCCGGCTTCGGCGACCGCGTCGAGCGCGTCATCGTGTTCGGCCACCCCACGCTCACCCGAGAGGTCCCGCTGCTCGTGGGTCGCGAGGACGTCGAGGCGATCGTCGTCGGATCCACCGGCGGCGAGGACTACGACCCGCGCCACCGCGTCACCGCCCACCCGGCCGCCGTGCGCGTGGTCGGCGAGCCCGCGGATCCGGCCGAGGCCCGCCGCTGGACCGGCACGTGGGTGCAGGCGAGCCGCGCGATCCTCGACGAGGCGAGCGCCGCGGAGTCCGCGCCGCTCCTGCCCTCGGGCACCACGCCCGCCGAGCGCCGCGACTTCGCGCGCGCCGAGCTCGCCGCCGTGCGCGCCGACGTCACCCGCCGCCACCTCGTGCGCGCGCTCTGGCAGGCCACGTGGCCGCACGACCGGCTCGTGCTCGGGGCGTCGCGGCTCATCCGCGAGGCCGACCGGGCGCTCCCCGGCAAGCGGGTCCGCGTGCACGCCAACCGCGGTCTCGCCGGCATCGACGGCACGATCTCCACGGGCCTCGGCATCGCGCTCGCCTCCCAGGCCGGATCCGGCAGCGCGGCCGCCGGGATCACGCGCGTGCTCGTCGGCGACCTCACGCTCCTGCACGACGTCGGCTCGCTGCTCATCGGCACGGGCGAACGGGTGCCGCGGATCCAGGTCATCGTCGGCAACGACGGCGGCGGCACGATCTTCGACGGCCTCGAGGTGGCGAACACGGCCGCGCCCGCCGCCATCGACCGCGTCATGTTCACGCCGCAGCGGGTGGATCTCGCGAGCCTCGCGAAGGCCTACGGCTGGACGCACCTGCGCGCCGCGACCCACGGCGAGCTGGAGGCGGCGCTCACGACCGCGTCCGGGGCGCCGCTGCTCATCGAGGTGCCGCTGGTCCGGTAG